A region of Lichenibacterium dinghuense DNA encodes the following proteins:
- a CDS encoding helix-turn-helix domain-containing protein, with the protein MRKVELSSAEKVQWAGWKRRDEVNGTVRSLKSQGHSIKGIVRATGVSRQTVRRILAGTREDVFRSRSTTLDRWSDKLCTEWDGGCRNGAELWRRLRDAGFGGSQRVVTEWATRRRRAAQASADRPAPVTPLPPARTIARLLTSERDCRSAEALRVRVAVETTSPKIVAARNLHDRFKTMVAAKKTDDLTSWLRDSQGSELASFA; encoded by the coding sequence ATGCGGAAAGTCGAGCTCAGCTCGGCCGAGAAGGTGCAATGGGCGGGATGGAAGCGCCGCGACGAGGTGAACGGCACCGTGAGGTCCCTCAAGAGCCAAGGACACAGCATCAAGGGCATTGTCCGGGCCACCGGCGTGTCGCGTCAGACCGTAAGGCGCATCCTGGCTGGCACCCGGGAGGACGTGTTCCGCTCGCGCTCGACCACGCTCGACCGGTGGAGTGACAAGCTTTGCACCGAGTGGGACGGAGGCTGCCGGAACGGGGCCGAGCTATGGCGGCGCCTGCGCGATGCCGGGTTCGGCGGCAGCCAGCGCGTGGTGACCGAGTGGGCGACCCGCAGGCGTCGCGCCGCACAGGCCTCGGCCGACCGACCCGCCCCCGTCACGCCGTTACCGCCTGCTCGCACCATCGCCAGGCTGCTGACGTCCGAACGCGACTGCAGGTCGGCCGAAGCCTTGCGCGTCAGGGTCGCCGTCGAAACGACCTCCCCTAAGATCGTCGCGGCCCGCAACCTCCACGATCGTTTCAAGACCATGGTGGCGGCGAAGAAGACGGACGATCTCACGTCCTGGCTACGGGACTCGCAAGGGAGCGAGTTGGCCTCTTTCGCTTGA
- a CDS encoding reverse transcriptase domain-containing protein, producing the protein MEQGLRWVVGVEVSRYFDIVHHGHLRGFLDLRVTDGVVRRMIERWLKAGMLDKRVLRRTMGGKPQDGVISPLLSNIYLHHVLDRWSETGARPYPRGHCLQVRYADDAVMAFENHAAGMQMLALLGERLGRHGITLHPTKTRLVGFWFRRPQGCHPIAAGTTFDFIGFTHEGGNRARAGTSSLR; encoded by the coding sequence ATGGAGCAGGGGCTCCGCTGGGTGGTGGGCGTCGAGGTATCGAGATATTTCGACATTGTCCATCACGGGCACCTGCGAGGCTTTCTCGACCTACGAGTCACGGACGGCGTCGTCCGGAGAATGATCGAGAGATGGCTGAAGGCGGGGATGCTCGACAAGCGCGTCCTACGCCGTACGATGGGAGGCAAGCCGCAGGATGGTGTGATCTCGCCCCTGCTCTCGAACATCTACCTGCACCACGTGCTGGACAGATGGTCCGAGACTGGGGCGCGGCCGTACCCACGGGGGCATTGCCTGCAGGTCCGCTACGCCGACGATGCGGTGATGGCGTTCGAGAACCACGCAGCCGGCATGCAGATGCTGGCCTTGTTGGGCGAGCGGCTCGGGCGGCACGGGATCACGCTCCATCCGACCAAGACCCGCCTCGTGGGTTTTTGGTTTCGGCGCCCGCAAGGGTGCCATCCGATAGCAGCGGGAACGACGTTCGACTTCATCGGCTTCACCCATGAGGGGGGAAATCGCGCAAGGGCAGGAACGTCGTCGCTCAGGTGA
- a CDS encoding IS5 family transposase (programmed frameshift), which produces MWTPATREQHSRSELRYSTDLTDAEWAVIEPLLPPGNPLGRPRLWSLREIVNGIFYVLRGGVPWRLLPKDLPPKSTVYGYFSAWRDEGLFAGINHHLVMLDRERAGREASPTAAVLDSQSVKTTESGGPRGYDAGKKVKGRKRRPLVDTDGRALVLDPQPADVQDRDGAVPVLKQSRRSYPFIAKAFADAGYAGDKPDSATLIAVEIVRKPPGQVGFVVHPRRWVVERFFAWISRNRRLWKDPEATIASAKAFLYAASVMMLLRRIGCAA; this is translated from the exons ATGTGGACCCCGGCCACCCGCGAGCAGCATAGCCGCTCCGAACTCCGCTACTCAACCGATCTGACCGACGCCGAATGGGCCGTCATCGAACCGCTGTTGCCGCCCGGCAACCCGCTCGGACGGCCCCGGCTGTGGTCGTTGCGGGAGATTGTGAACGGCATTTTCTATGTGCTGCGGGGCGGCGTTCCCTGGCGCCTGTTGCCGAAGGACCTGCCCCCGAAGAGCACGGTGTACGGCTACTTCAGCGCGTGGCGCGATGAGGGCCTGTTCGCCGGCATCAACCACCATCTCGTCATGCTGGATCGCGAGCGGGCCGGGCGAGAGGCTTCGCCCACCGCGGCCGTGCTCGACAGCCAGAGCGTGAAGACCACGGAGAGCGGCGGTCCGCGGGGCTACGACGCGGGCAAGAAGGTGAAGGGTCGCAAGCGCCGGC CCCTGGTCGACACGGACGGCCGCGCCCTGGTGCTCGACCCGCAGCCGGCCGACGTGCAGGACCGCGACGGGGCCGTGCCGGTGCTCAAGCAGTCACGCCGTTCATATCCTTTCATCGCCAAGGCCTTCGCCGACGCGGGCTACGCCGGCGACAAGCCGGACAGCGCCACGCTCATCGCCGTCGAGATCGTCCGCAAACCACCCGGGCAGGTCGGCTTCGTGGTTCACCCCCGGCGATGGGTGGTTGAGCGCTTCTTCGCCTGGATCAGCCGCAATCGACGCCTCTGGAAGGATCCGGAGGCCACAATCGCATCCGCAAAGGCCTTCCTCTACGCTGCGTCCGTCATGATGCTGCTACGTCGCATAGGTTGCGCAGCCTGA
- a CDS encoding IS701 family transposase: MRPHRQRPPSDLSAVPAILSTWLTVLRPCFTAPVWTRVLVLVAGAVLSPGGRTVTQALRVMGLAGKPGFGRYHDVLSRARWDARDVARRLLGHLVAVLSPDGEVIIGIDDTVERRWGPKIAARGIYRDPVRSSKGHFVKTSGLRWLVLAVMLPVPFAGRRWALPFLTVLAPSERWSEAHRQRHKTLTDWARQAILQSSRWLGSRRVTVVADSSFAALDLIAAVRRHVTLITRLRLDANLFEPAPARVPGRRGRPALKGKRVPKLDAVLRDPATVWTKVTLTEWYGGQTCRLEYTSATALWSKAGLPPQPIRWVLVRDPSGTRDAQAFLCTDADLTAEAILTRFVMRWRIETTFQEVRRHLGVETQRQWSDKAILRTTPALLALYSLVTLWAHELHTRAGPIRPQTAAWYDKRLPTFSDALADVRRALWWPQISSTSPPSRDPVKIHPDLLDRWIDTLCRAA; the protein is encoded by the coding sequence ATGAGACCCCATCGCCAACGCCCCCCTTCCGACCTTTCCGCTGTGCCAGCGATCTTGTCGACATGGCTGACCGTACTGCGCCCGTGCTTCACTGCACCAGTCTGGACCCGAGTCCTCGTGCTGGTGGCCGGTGCGGTGTTGTCGCCCGGCGGACGAACCGTGACGCAAGCCCTGCGCGTGATGGGACTGGCCGGAAAACCCGGCTTCGGTCGATACCACGACGTCCTGAGCCGGGCGCGGTGGGATGCGCGCGACGTGGCGCGCAGGCTGCTCGGGCACCTCGTCGCCGTGCTGTCGCCGGACGGCGAGGTGATCATCGGCATCGACGACACCGTGGAGCGACGATGGGGGCCGAAGATCGCGGCGCGCGGCATCTATCGTGACCCCGTCCGTTCGTCCAAAGGCCATTTCGTCAAGACCAGCGGCCTGCGCTGGCTCGTGCTGGCCGTCATGCTCCCGGTCCCCTTCGCGGGCCGGCGCTGGGCGCTGCCCTTTCTCACCGTGCTGGCCCCCTCGGAGCGCTGGAGCGAGGCGCATCGCCAGCGCCACAAGACCCTGACCGACTGGGCGCGTCAGGCCATCCTGCAGAGCAGTCGCTGGCTGGGGAGCCGCCGCGTCACCGTGGTGGCCGACAGCAGCTTCGCCGCGCTCGACCTCATCGCCGCCGTGCGCCGCCACGTCACCCTGATCACGCGGTTGCGCCTCGACGCCAACCTGTTCGAACCCGCCCCCGCGCGCGTTCCAGGCCGGCGCGGCCGCCCCGCCCTGAAAGGAAAGCGAGTGCCCAAGCTCGATGCCGTGCTGCGCGACCCGGCCACCGTCTGGACAAAGGTGACGCTGACCGAATGGTACGGCGGCCAAACCTGCAGGCTCGAATACACCTCGGCCACGGCGCTCTGGTCCAAGGCCGGCCTGCCGCCCCAGCCGATCCGCTGGGTGCTGGTGCGCGATCCGTCCGGCACCCGTGACGCGCAGGCGTTCCTGTGCACCGACGCCGACCTCACCGCCGAGGCGATCCTCACGCGGTTCGTCATGCGCTGGCGCATCGAGACCACCTTCCAGGAGGTCCGCCGGCACCTCGGCGTCGAGACCCAGCGCCAATGGTCCGACAAGGCCATCCTGCGCACCACACCTGCCTTGCTCGCCTTGTACTCCCTCGTCACGCTCTGGGCACACGAGCTGCACACCCGGGCCGGACCGATCCGCCCACAGACCGCAGCTTGGTACGACAAACGCCTGCCAACCTTCAGCGACGCGCTCGCCGACGTCCGCCGCGCGTTATGGTGGCCGCAGATTTCATCAACGTCCCCGCCCAGCCGAGACCCCGTCAAAATTCACCCCGACCTCCTCGACCGGTGGATCGACACACTGTGCCGCGCTGCCTGA
- a CDS encoding ISL3 family transposase → MSHRTVPLKLAPAGLVVDRHEIGAAGITVHAHSASPTSDCPACGLASSSVHSRYGRSLGDLPAHGRRLRIRLSARRFRCRNAACERQVFTERFAHDLIQAHARRTSRLDVLTHAIALALGGRPGERLAERLSMPVSADTLLRVLRRRAIPTPSDVRVVGIDDFAWLKGQRYGTVICDLERRRTIDVLPDREGGTVAAWLAAHPGVEIVCRDRGSGFREGATKGAPQALQICDRWHLLENATAAFVEAVKRHMGDLRRAITGGDIDPEVLSSTLRISGSAAQCVDPPVEEVGVNFDGVSAGRGR, encoded by the coding sequence ATGTCGCATCGAACTGTGCCGCTCAAGCTTGCCCCGGCCGGGCTCGTCGTGGACCGCCATGAGATCGGCGCGGCCGGGATCACCGTTCACGCACACAGCGCATCACCGACGAGTGACTGTCCGGCATGTGGTCTCGCGTCTTCCTCGGTCCACAGCCGCTATGGTCGATCCCTCGGCGATCTCCCGGCCCATGGTCGACGCCTCAGGATCCGTCTGTCTGCCCGGCGGTTCCGATGCCGCAACGCCGCCTGCGAGCGCCAGGTGTTCACGGAACGCTTCGCCCACGACCTCATCCAGGCTCACGCGCGTCGCACATCGCGCCTCGACGTCCTCACCCACGCGATCGCCCTCGCGCTGGGCGGCCGCCCCGGGGAGCGGCTTGCCGAACGCCTGTCCATGCCGGTGAGCGCCGACACGCTGCTGCGTGTCCTACGCCGGCGCGCGATACCGACGCCATCCGACGTCCGCGTGGTCGGCATCGACGACTTCGCCTGGCTCAAGGGTCAGCGCTATGGCACGGTCATCTGCGACCTCGAACGCCGACGCACCATCGACGTCCTGCCGGATCGGGAGGGCGGCACCGTCGCGGCTTGGCTCGCGGCCCATCCTGGCGTCGAAATCGTGTGTCGAGACCGCGGCAGCGGCTTCCGCGAGGGGGCCACGAAGGGCGCTCCCCAAGCGCTGCAGATCTGCGACCGCTGGCATCTGCTCGAGAACGCCACGGCCGCTTTTGTCGAGGCCGTGAAGCGGCACATGGGCGATCTCCGTCGCGCCATCACGGGCGGCGACATCGATCCCGAGGTCCTCAGCTCGACTTTACGCATTTCAGGCAGCGCGGCACAGTGTGTCGATCCACCGGTCGAGGAGGTCGGGGTGAATTTTGACGGGGTCTCGGCTGGGCGGGGACGTTGA
- a CDS encoding metallophosphoesterase, whose protein sequence is MRTRLWVFSDLHLETEGAVDIMRGAPASFDAIVVAGDVDTPSCRALSWLAERFQGCRVIYVPGNHDRWSARLEHVTHDEHDENGREVAARHNIDWLDRGSIEVGGVTVHGCTLWTDLRLGYGDLGHATGMARRGMNDYRRIRRRPSGRHHYVRPADTREWHRRDLAWLDDALATPDGLPRLRPAVVVTHHAPSPLCLADPWDSLRHCYASDLRPFIERHRPDLWIHGHVHHHVDHREGSTRIVANGRGRGSEAADWNPSKVVEVGDIAVDVIEETLRRE, encoded by the coding sequence ATGCGGACTAGACTTTGGGTCTTCAGTGACCTGCATCTCGAAACGGAAGGCGCTGTCGACATCATGCGCGGCGCGCCTGCGTCTTTCGACGCGATCGTCGTGGCCGGCGATGTCGATACGCCGAGCTGCCGCGCCCTGTCCTGGCTCGCCGAGCGCTTCCAGGGTTGCCGGGTGATCTACGTCCCCGGCAACCACGACCGATGGTCCGCGAGGCTCGAGCACGTCACCCATGATGAACACGATGAAAACGGGCGCGAGGTCGCAGCGCGACACAACATCGACTGGCTCGACCGCGGCAGCATCGAGGTCGGCGGCGTGACGGTTCACGGCTGCACGCTGTGGACCGATCTGCGACTGGGCTACGGCGACCTCGGTCATGCTACCGGCATGGCGCGGCGGGGCATGAACGATTATCGCCGTATCCGCAGGCGTCCAAGCGGCCGACATCATTACGTGCGGCCGGCGGACACCCGCGAGTGGCATCGACGCGACCTCGCCTGGCTCGACGATGCGCTGGCGACGCCCGACGGTCTGCCGCGCCTGCGCCCGGCCGTGGTGGTCACCCATCACGCGCCGAGCCCGCTGTGTCTGGCAGACCCCTGGGACTCGCTGAGGCATTGCTACGCCAGCGATCTCCGGCCGTTCATCGAGCGGCACAGGCCCGACCTGTGGATCCACGGCCACGTCCACCACCATGTCGATCACCGCGAGGGCTCGACCCGCATCGTCGCCAACGGGCGAGGTCGCGGCTCCGAGGCGGCCGATTGGAATCCGAGCAAGGTGGTCGAGGTCGGCGATATCGCGGTCGACGTCATCGAGGAGACTCTTCGTCGCGAGTGA